In the Gossypium arboreum isolate Shixiya-1 chromosome 10, ASM2569848v2, whole genome shotgun sequence genome, one interval contains:
- the LOC128282230 gene encoding uncharacterized protein LOC128282230, with amino-acid sequence MTTFSSSNSSEQDAEDNTTTLFYHKVAIPNLKHLTLSSINIHKIWHHPSSLSLTHLWSLRVEGCHNLKYLFPSFLVKDLVELKVLEIKDCNVMEQVLFTDGLGAEDQWRNHTIFSKLERLSLEDLPKLKDTCFENESEFPCLRGLTLKNCPLLKTFISKSVSGDEPQIHQPTQTNNSVVLNQKVISSSFTLPFFFFYFFH; translated from the exons ATGAcaacattttcttcttcaaattcAAGCGAGCAAGATGCGGAAGATAATACTACAACTTTATTCTACCATAAG GTTGCCATTCCCAATTTGAAGCATCTGACTTTGTCCTCCATTAACATTCATAAGATATGGCACCATCCATCTTCCTTATCTCTCACGCACTTGTGGAGCTTGCGGGTGGAAGGGTGTCACAATTTGAAATACCTGTTTCCGTCTTTCTTAGTAAAAGATCTTGTGGAACTCAAAGTCCTTGAAATTAAGGACTGTAATGTGATGGAACAAGTCCTCTTCACGGATGGATTGGGTGCAGAAGATCAATGGAGGAATCATACGATTTTCTCTAAACTAGAGAGGCTGTCGCTGGAAGACCTTCCCAAACTGAAAGATACCTGCTTTGAAAATGAGTCTGAATTCCCATGCTTAAGAGGTTTAACACTAAAAAATTGTCCTCTGCTGAAAACATTCATCTCTAAATCTGTATCTGGAGATGAACCTCAAATTCACCAACCTACACAAACAAATAACTCTGTTGTTCTCAATCAAAAggtcatttcttcttcttttacttTACCATTCTTCTTCTTTTACTTCTTTCATTAA
- the LOC128279338 gene encoding uncharacterized protein LOC128279338, with protein MEVIECPKAQIFGEVEIPNQQPLFCVNEDTFPVLQELTLKTTDMMKGICDGQLSLQCFPNLKLLNLQFFPEASTTLPYSFIRSLPKLQKLVINNASISEIVRPKGLSHKERHTSAFSQLKELSLSELPELTLNTLFEGRNHKERHTSAFSQLKELSLSELPELTLKTLFEGLINEERHTSACYQLEALRLSQLPELTLKTLEPFLLSFKNLLSMEVSRCHGSISLMACSTAKSLMLLERLSIADCELIEEIISCEGEDLQGSIVFPS; from the exons ATGGAGGTTATTGAATGCCCCAAAGCACAGATATTTGGTGAGGTTGAAATTCCAAACCAACAACCCTTGTTTTGCGTCAATGAG GACACTTTCCCTGTCTTACAAGAATTAACACTGAAGACAACTGATATGATGAAGGGGATATGTGATGGACAACTCTCATTGCAGTGTTTCCCAAACCTCAAACTTCTTAACCTCCAATTCTTTCCTGAGGCATCCACTACTCTTCCATATTCCTTCATTCGCTCACTACCAAAGCTTCAGAAGCTTGTTATAAACAATGCTTCCATTTCTGAAATAGTCCGGCCTAAAGGACTCAGCCACAAGGAAAGACATACATCAGCATTCTCTCAGTTAAAGGAATTAAGCTTGTCTGAACTTCCAGAGTTGACATTAAATACTTTGTTTGAAGGACGCAACCACAAAGAAAGACATACATCAGCATTCTCTCAGTTAAAGGAATTAAGCTTGTCTGAACTTCCAGAGTTGACATTAAAGACTTTGTTTGAAGGACTCATCAATGAGGAAAGGCACACATCGGCATGCTATCAGTTAGAGGCGTTAAGGTTGTCTCAACTTCCAGAGCTAACATTAAAGACTTTAGAGCCATTTTTGTTGTCTTTCAAAAATCTATTAAGTATGGAAGTTTCAAGATGCCATGGATCCATCAGTCTAATGGCATGCTCGACAGCTAAGAGCCTGATGCTACTAGAAAGATTGAGCATAGCTGATTGTGAATTGATAGAAGAAATCATATCATGTGAAGGTGAAGACTTACAGGGCAGCATTGTTTTCCCAAGCTGA